Sequence from the Cucurbita pepo subsp. pepo cultivar mu-cu-16 chromosome LG02, ASM280686v2, whole genome shotgun sequence genome:
GACAGTTCGAGACCGGTTCTGATTTGGGGGTTGCAGGCTGGAGTTGTCCCTCTCGTCCAGGCTTCGATTGCGTCGCCGGGTTCGCCAGTGGAACCATTCGTCACCTTCTGGATCACTAAACGATCGTCGGTCGAAATTGTCGAATTGGTGCGACGTCGGACGACGGCGGTCAAGGTCAGGGAGTCTAAAGAGCCGAACCGGGGGGTCGAGCATTAGGGAGAGGGCTTGAAGTAAACGAGTCTCGGGAGAGTTATCGAATTGGGGGCGGGTGAGATGGAGCTCTTCAAGGAACTGGGCGGAGCAGCGTGGGCAGATGAGCTCGGACGGGTCTCCAGCGGTGGCGAGGGTGACCATCCGGTGGCATTGGTGGCACCAGTAGAAATGGAAAGAGGATCTGGTATGGCGAGATGAAGCAAAAGACatgaaaaattaagtttaGTTATTTGGGAAAGGGAATTAGAAGATGGAgagattttatatatatggggaatggatggatggatggatggatggaagGGAGGGAGAGGAGAAAAGAATGGCTTTCTGGGTTGGCAGAAGCAATTCTTTGTGGTGTTTGACATTGACATTGCCATTTCTGTATCCTGAGGTTTGTGTTAGTTTCAGAGTGTTTCGTAGAGATGAAGAAAAGGATGAGTGGAAAGATAACTTTTGTGTTGAGAGTTTTGGAAttgagggaagaagaagaagaagaagaaattatgGGCTTTTCATGCTTTTAGTTTAGTGGGCcttttaagttattttctGTTTATGAGGCCACTTGGGCCGAACCTTTCCTTTCGCCAATTTTTGGGCTCAAGCTTGTTATATCCGGCCCAACAAAAACTACCATTCGAAGTTTAcaattcaacccaatccaatctATAATACATCCTACATTGATTCCCGAGTTACAACACACCACTAacatcaattaaaaatttcaaatattcttaaatcttcgtaataatattaaaagtatgGTAGAGTTGGGTTGTCTGTGTTATGCCCCTATTTTTAGATTGATTGAGTTGATTcgaaagaaatttttttaacccatGAAGcgtttgaatttttagtttgAACCCAAACCGAAAAAATATCTAACACATCCCCAACCTTTACattttgggttgggtagtTCGGGTTGATCGAATTTTTGGGTTCTACGAACACTCCATctaatataatttgaattaatggTAGGTTTGGATGTCTTTATTTAGTAGGTAAGTATATAGGgaataaggaaaaagaaagcacATGCTACACACTTTATATTTTGTCcatattatttaaaacaatgttCCAATCCAACAGTTTagccaaaaaaataaaaagaaaataaataaataaaaagaaaaaaagggagtGAATTAGGCATATTTCCTTTTGAAATAGAGGACCAAATCTCTTTCAAACCCAACTGCGTTGCTATTTTGTTTTGACATATAAACCCCAAAACCAAAAACTCCCAAATAAAAAGGACCTTTCTTACACCACTTCCCAATTATATACCCTTTTCTCTTTATTCATCAATTTAAATGCTTGCATTATTATCCACTCTTaattctagtttttttttttttttttcttttcaatttttagacATTTCcactaaaatttatatataaagttttttctttttttggttcaataacatggattttaatttgtttttttgtttgcatttaaatttggttttttaactatatttttaagaagCTTCAAATGATTATGGTTATGGCTCTGGTGTTGAATGAACTAGTAAATTCAAGTATAGTTCAATTGATAAGACAAAAACacccattattattatgagAGGTAGATGATTCAACTTTCTGtcctaattaaaaataaaaaataaaaaacaattatgtTAACATGTCTCTAAAATTCTTATGTTTTAGCTGGTCGGATTATCTGTATTTGATTTGGCAGGTTCTTTggtcttaaattaaatattaaatagtgAATTAgtagaaaagataaaaaaaaaaaaaaacattaattatcaTTGGTTGGATACTCCatcctaaataaaaaaaattaagtgatAAAAATGATGGATGATCtgtataatattaaaaataaacttaaaactcTTAATCTGTAAGACAGGGTGGTAAGCCATTTGATTTGAACTTCACATCCCAAGGAATAAACATGGGAtcatgaaaaaagaagaacccaacaaaaatatgaaaccaaaaatcatagaataataagaacaatagggaaagtgaagaagaagaagagtacaAAAATAAGTAGAAGACAATGCAAGCATAAAAGtaacaataatgaaaaaaaaaaaaacgcacaCACACTGCTTGTCTTCCTCCATCTATGCTTTGTTGTCTGTCAGAGACAGAGTGTTGGTAGTGATTAAGCTCAGCAAAACCcatgttttgatttttggcCATTTCCCAAGAATCACATTTCTTAACAAGTTCAGAGGTTTTGGCTCTTAATCAAATCACTTAAAAGGGTTTTCTAGGCTTAAAATAAGAGGTTTTGAACTGTCAAGAGGCCTCAAGAAGCATATAAACTAAGGAGAATAGGAAGgaaaagtaaaaggagagtTGAATTAGAAGTGAATCTgaagggaaaagggaagaaaaggtTAGTGATGATGGGGTTTGAAGAGGGAGTTTTGGAGGATGATACACATGATGGAGGCATGTGGTAGTATGTGCAAAAATTAAGACCTACCATTATCCAAATGGGACACAATCATCCCACATGCCTTCCTTCTCTTAGCCATCATAAAAATAtcccattttcttctcttgtgTCCCCCACCTCCctgaaaagaattcaaaataagTCTCGaatcttaaactttcaatcttATATACAATAACGTTGGGAAGGTAGGTGAACCAACGAGATACTGATATCTCATGTACTAAAGAAATAGTCATCGAAAGAAATGACAGAGTTGGGTGTTTGAAGTGTTCTCAAAGTCATTAGAGCTATATTGGCTACAAATCTCCCCTTTTTGTGTCTAcctacccaaaaaaaataatggttaTATAGTTTTGGGTTTGAAATCAAGACTATAGACctgtttaaatgaaataataaaacattccATAAAGATGGCTCGATAATGCAGCTATATAGGTGGGGATTGAGTTGAAAGGCCTATTAGACACGTTCTACCGAATAAACATAAACGCCTATTAGACACGTTCTACTGAATAAACATAAATCTAAGACGTTTGGTGGTAGGTTTGGTTCTTTAGGGAGCATTGGGTTTGGGCAAGAGAGTTGAAATctcgagagagagaggtagATAAAGTggtgtatttcattaatataatatacattGTGTGTACAAGTTGCAGTGTCATACTGATAGGAACTTAAAAACACCTCCGGTGGGTTTTTAGCCACcagggtttttgtttttatggcTGTTCTCTAAAAGTTAGCAAACCTTACATATCTGAACCGCAAAATTTACCGTCCATTCGATTCTGAACGGCTTTGATGGCGGCCACCCTGGCCGCATTGGCCGCTCTATTAGCAGCAACCACGGCTTTACTCACTTGTTCATCCATCCGGGGAAGATTTATAGCATTCTCTGCTGCCTTTCTAGATGCCTGCATTTTGTATAAACACAATCAGAGATCGGAGTGAACTCAATTCACTGTAAAATAGTTACAGTTCTCATAACAATGGTGACTACAGATCAATGGATGGATTAAGATTAGTGTAGGTACCTGAACGGCTTGGAGAACGGCATCACTTAGCGGCGGGAGAGGATGCTTGAGGTTGCTAGCATCCCACTCGCCGCATTTGGCTTGGCCGTTTCGAAAAGCATACTTGCCGTAGCCTTGCCTATGACCTTCATGCCATGATCCTTCATAACAATGGCCGTTTGCAAAATGGTAGATTCCGAAACCATGTACTTTGTCCCCAAAGTATTCTCCAGCATATCTATCTCCATTTCTACAGCACAAGCAAATGAATTTTGGAATTCTAGTTAAACTAATGTACCCCCAACAGAAAACCAGCCAGCTACTTTctcaaataaacaaatgacATTTCAATGCTAGATGCGTAAAGATCAAGATAATTTATGATATGGGTCCATCGTGTAGAATTCTATATTGCAGCTTAAAGTCAAATTGAgttcacaattttttattacatgTTCAATCTCCTGGtggatttgaaaatattgtgcACAGTGAAAAGAGATCAGGGAATTCCAAACAGAGACGTTTCTTTGTTTAAAGTAAGAAGAAATAACCAAATTGTTTCAGAACCCAGATGCTAATAAATCTACAACAAATTGAGAAACAGCCTGGAACCAGATCGCCCAAGTTACCAATTCTAGCAAGATTACGTTTATACAAAGATAATTTATGCCAATAAAATCAACCAGATTCCTACCAAAACGCAACCAAATTTGTTTGACATCTTACAACCAAATTTTTGGGCTCAAATATTTCACTGTTGTATGAACTGTAAGcaatcaaaatccaaaaagagTAATCCGATGAAATTCAAGCAAGAAAGCCTCAGAGAAACTGTTTGGAGTTCAAAAACAGgagaaaacaaaccaaaacaatTGAAATTCCTCAATAATTGCAAAATTTACCTGAAATAGTAACATCCAAGACCATGCTTAACGCCGCGCTTGAACTCGCCAACATAGCAGCTACCATCAGCGCAAGTCTGAAGCCCAACGCCATGGCTTTGCCCATTACACCACTCACCGGCACAGGAATCCCCCGTGTAGAACTTATATACTCCAAATCCATGTCTAAGACCCTGTCGATACTGGCCCCTGTAACGACTCCCCTTCGCCCAGCTCTCGACACCATAGCCATCGTACCTCCCATCGACCCAATCTCCTTCGTATCTCCCACTTAGGAAATAGTTGTAAACCCCACTTCCATTACAACTCCCATTGTAAAACTCTCCCTCGTAGAAATCGCCATTGCTATAGTACTCTACGCCCTCTCTGATAATTTCCCTCTGTTTTACGGCGTCGTCTTCGGCATCGTTCGAATCCCCAATGTACCATTGGATCGGAGTCGAATCCGTTCTAGAGAAACAGAATCTGTTCGCATTTTCGTGCAATGAATGCTTGATAAACGAAAGAATCTGTGAAATTAACCGCTTATTCTTGCTCATAAACACAAGCGTAATAGCAACAAAAATCAGAGCCAACAACAAATTTTCAGACGGGAGTAGCCCATCCTTCCTcagaaagaagaaaacgaagagcaacgagaagaagatgaagcaaAGAAGCAAAGCAACAGCAACAACACAGTTCGCAAATCGGTTCGATCCTGTTCTCGGCGATGAACCCAACCTACGAGGCTTCTTAGGCCTCTGCTTCTCTTCATCGTCATCCTCCTGATGACCGACCATAAATATTTCTCCCTCGTTAACGGACGATAAACTATGAAAAGATGATCGGAAAGTCGGTGACGAACGGAGTAACGACGACTGAGTTCTCGTAAGCTTCAACTTACTTTTCACGCCATCCATTACAAGCCCGATTACGACCGAATCTTCAAGAATCTTCAATTCTCCTTTTCTCCTTCAAAAACCACTCCTGTACCTCGAAATACTTATCATCAAAGCACTTCTGTGCTCTGCCGGTAACATTCCAGGGAAACGGCTGCAGGATCAGCAGTATCAAACTGCgcaaattaaccaaaaaacacaaatccaacggagaaaattgaagaagaaattcaagTTCCTTACGATTTCTCTCGATTGTTTGTAATTTAGAGATtataaaggagaagaagaaaatggtgcGAATCGGAGACGACGGACCaggttttatatatttaaactgaGAATCGCTGGGTGGGGCCCGGTGAGGAATGCCGTGGAATCTGGGCCGTTGATTAGTTTGACGGTCAGATTGAATTGTGCGACGCTCCGGTCTCCGCGGGATGTTCACGGCCGTCGGATTCAGATTCAGGCTTAATAATGATTCCATGTCGATGATACTAGTTTAAGTAAGCTGCATCGTGGTGTAATCACCGTTGAATTGGAAATCATGATTCGATCGGACGGCTAGAACCACTGTAACCGTAGTTTGTTGAACGGGTAAGcctaataattttagtttattcttctttttttttgttatttttttaatatctattttaatatcaatttttttaaaaaaaaataactattttattattgttaatattaatagtttcaaccataaatttattaactaaaatagttattatttaccgattaaattaaatattttaaaattttgtaaatttcatcATTTACTACCAAATTTTAACTTAGAATAATATGGTTGaactaaaatatatcaaattctTAGGTAGAAATGGAACGGTTAAAAAGtgaatttgtaaataattaggatttttattttaatttaaatgcataaatagtaataacaaattaattaacagCTGGGTGAAAAATGGTTGAGAGGGGTGAAAAATTTAATGGTAAAAAGAGTAATTAATGAGACTTCGGAGGGCAGTTAATACCCTTTctggaattttatttttctgtagAGGTCCTTTTCGTAAAAATCTTCCGTACTTTAAATTGCGTGATTTACAAgaaattgattataaaaatcagtttattaataaaaatattcctaaatTTTNaaaaaaaaaaaaaaaaaaaaaaaaaaaaaaaaaaaaaaaaaaaaaaaaaaaaacaactttattaaatacaaaataaaaaaaaaacccttaattttttaaattaaaaaatatccttacatttatctatatttttagaaataatttttttttatttatattaaattagaaaataactcatttgaaaataaattatctattttaaaattgaaatttattacaCACGATAgacgtgttttttttttttttagtttttttaaaaaataagttgaggatttttttttaaaatattttagagaatttaataatattttaaaaataaaatcgttagagttattattattttattagaaatggAGAGATGGTTGAAAATAATTGGGATGTGATTATGAATTAtgtaaacataaataatttaataataagatAGACTagttcattaataatttataattaatttattaaaatttaagtctGTAAATCagtatttattataataacattttatatttatataatatgacAACTTAAAAATCCTCTTATTCCATATAATCAGTGAGAGtgtaaccgttcaagcccgccgctaacaaatattgtccgttttgactcgttatatattatcgtcagcctcacagtcttaaaacatgtctactagggataGTTTCCATGttgttataaagaatgattcgttccctaATCCAACTTGAACTGctacagagagagagataatGTCTTTCCTTACGACTTCATGGTCACTATATGCTCGTGCATTCTCAAAAGTGGTCCATTTCAAAAGATAATTTGTCATAAACTTCACCAGCACGTGTCTCGTTCAAATCATCCTTTGTGAGCGTTTTACCAATTGGGTTGCGTGGCCTCTTAATAAGAATTGCTTGAGTATCGTTCGAGATCGCAAGTTTAAGCTCATTTATAAGAGAGCAGACGTAAGACGTACGACCCGTTATTAAGCCAAGCAAGTTATGAGGTTTTTATCGAATCATAggaataaaattctaaatttaaaattatttgcaatttaattattattattttatattggtTAGGaaccataaaatatatttatacatcttattataatttaaataaattgactatattttattcttttataagtTGTAGTTAGGGGCAAAAGTGTAAATTGAGTTggtcaattttattttctttaaaataatttatcgaAATTACGGACGACATGTCGACATTTAACACCATATAAGGGATCGGGAGTTGGATGGGAACCCCATAAAGTCGATGAATCTGTAAGGTTCTCGCCGGAGAAAAGCCACTCCACCGTTAACCAGTATTCCGGTATGTGAAATCTTCTTGTTCTTACTTATTCataatctttcttcttctatctTCAATTCCTCTCTGTCTGtgttcaatttaattttgctTAGTTTCATTCTACCTGATTTCTTCCATCACTCGATTTCATTCTTTCGGCAAAGAGGAGCGATTGCCTTGCAATGTGTTGCTAATTCTAGTTGCACATCAAATTTGATCATTTGGACTTGTTCGTACTGTTATTGATGGCAATTAAGGTAGTGCGAGTTGAGGAACGGATGTAAATAGAAATGTAGGTTTATGGTAGGGTTTTAGAGCCTTCGCTCTTGATAATTGGTTGAGGATGGATGTTGATTTAGAAGGAACTACTAATTCTGCGTtggtttctctgttttttttttttcttatgaaaaGATGGAACTAGCGTTTTACTGTGTTTGCCGCATTGATGAATTGAATTCCTCCACGGACACCTCTTTCTGTAGTTAACTGTTCTGGAGATGCATTATCTTGAAATCTCAtgaattattc
This genomic interval carries:
- the LOC111789308 gene encoding MORN repeat-containing protein 1-like — protein: MDGVKSKLKLTRTQSSLLRSSPTFRSSFHSLSSVNEGEIFMVGHQEDDDEEKQRPKKPRRLGSSPRTGSNRFANCVVAVALLLCFIFFSLLFVFFFLRKDGLLPSENLLLALIFVAITLVFMSKNKRLISQILSFIKHSLHENANRFCFSRTDSTPIQWYIGDSNDAEDDAVKQREIIREGVEYYSNGDFYEGEFYNGSCNGSGVYNYFLSGRYEGDWVDGRYDGYGVESWAKGSRYRGQYRQGLRHGFGVYKFYTGDSCAGEWCNGQSHGVGLQTCADGSCYVGEFKRGVKHGLGCYYFRNGDRYAGEYFGDKVHGFGIYHFANGHCYEGSWHEGHRQGYGKYAFRNGQAKCGEWDASNLKHPLPPLSDAVLQAVQASRKAAENAINLPRMDEQVSKAVVAANRAANAARVAAIKAVQNRMDGKFCGSDM